Proteins encoded in a region of the Saccharothrix ecbatanensis genome:
- a CDS encoding M28 family metallopeptidase, with the protein MPSRTRRRRLAVTSALVLIAPLLVVGPAAADPNNNSPAKLTKAVTLDGVMRHLDAFQDIADVHGDRAAGRPGYRASVDYVVDTLTSSGYAPTVQEFEFPYSEEKSELQQLTPTAKTYVVDRDFTRNGFTPTFIGEVTSTVVPVDVVIPPGPDPNSNTSGCEASDFVTFPAGNIALLQRGSCGFAQKTLNAQAAGAVGVILFNEGQPGRTGLSTPIGDTPGLAIPVVFATFAVGAELASDGPRVVRVKVDFLSDTRTAWNVFAESRAGLTGNTVMAGAHLDSVQDGAGINDNGTGSAALLEVAVKMAKVKSNNLVRFAWWGAEEEGLLGSEHYIATLPQAEQDRIALYLNFDMVGSPNYFNGVYDGDNSSGTAPPGFIPPGSAEIEDVFEKFYADRGVPSEDTEFSGRSDYGPFIAVGIPAGGLFTGAEGVKTAAQAALYGGVAGAAYDPCYHQPCDSFTPVADGADAALYAQLAAGYDLRGNVNAEALDVNADAIATAVITFAFDTSTVNGVRSPGKSHGAGTSSVRITS; encoded by the coding sequence ATGCCCTCTCGTACCCGCCGCAGGCGGCTCGCCGTCACCTCCGCGCTCGTCCTGATCGCACCACTCCTCGTGGTCGGGCCGGCCGCTGCCGATCCCAACAACAACTCACCCGCCAAGCTCACCAAAGCCGTCACGCTCGACGGGGTGATGCGCCACCTCGACGCGTTCCAGGACATCGCCGACGTCCACGGCGACCGGGCCGCGGGAAGACCGGGCTACCGGGCGTCGGTCGACTACGTGGTCGACACCCTCACCTCCTCCGGCTACGCGCCCACCGTGCAGGAGTTCGAGTTCCCCTACAGCGAGGAGAAGTCCGAGCTCCAGCAGCTCACGCCCACGGCCAAGACCTACGTCGTGGACCGCGACTTCACCCGCAACGGCTTCACCCCGACGTTCATCGGCGAGGTCACCAGCACGGTCGTCCCCGTGGACGTGGTCATCCCGCCCGGCCCCGACCCGAACTCCAACACCAGCGGCTGCGAGGCGTCCGACTTCGTGACGTTCCCGGCGGGCAACATTGCCCTGCTGCAACGCGGCTCGTGCGGGTTCGCCCAGAAGACGCTCAACGCCCAGGCGGCGGGCGCGGTCGGCGTGATCCTGTTCAACGAGGGCCAGCCGGGCCGCACCGGCCTGTCCACGCCGATCGGCGACACACCAGGCCTGGCGATCCCGGTCGTCTTCGCCACCTTCGCGGTCGGCGCGGAACTGGCCTCCGACGGTCCGCGCGTCGTCCGCGTGAAGGTCGACTTCCTGTCCGACACCCGCACCGCGTGGAACGTGTTCGCCGAGTCGCGGGCAGGCCTCACCGGCAACACCGTGATGGCCGGCGCGCACCTCGACAGCGTCCAGGACGGCGCGGGGATCAACGACAACGGCACCGGCTCCGCCGCGCTGCTGGAGGTCGCGGTCAAGATGGCCAAGGTGAAGTCGAACAACCTGGTCCGGTTCGCCTGGTGGGGCGCCGAGGAGGAGGGCCTGCTCGGTTCGGAGCACTACATCGCGACGCTGCCGCAGGCCGAGCAGGACCGGATCGCGCTGTACCTGAACTTCGACATGGTCGGCTCGCCGAACTACTTCAACGGCGTCTACGACGGCGACAACTCCAGCGGCACCGCACCGCCCGGCTTCATCCCGCCCGGCTCGGCGGAGATCGAGGACGTGTTCGAGAAGTTCTACGCAGACCGCGGCGTGCCGTCGGAGGACACCGAGTTCTCCGGCCGGTCCGACTACGGGCCGTTCATCGCGGTGGGCATCCCGGCCGGTGGCCTGTTCACCGGGGCGGAGGGCGTGAAGACGGCGGCCCAGGCGGCGCTGTACGGCGGTGTGGCGGGCGCGGCGTACGACCCGTGCTACCACCAGCCGTGCGACAGCTTCACGCCTGTCGCGGACGGTGCCGACGCGGCGCTGTACGCACAGCTGGCGGCGGGCTACGACCTGCGCGGCAACGTCAACGCGGAGGCGCTGGACGTCAACGCCGACGCCATCGCCACGGCGGTCATCACGTTCGCCTTCGACACCTCGACCGTGAACGGCGTCCGCTCGCCGGGCAAGTCGCACGGCGCGGGCACGTCGTCGGTGCGGATCACCTCCTGA
- a CDS encoding group II truncated hemoglobin encodes MMIEYTRYGVPADRAEAFEAAYRRAAAHLAAAPECHDFELTKGDGDYVVRLTWAADPDGFRAGPHFAPFTAELADFAAYADEPRRHEPVDIGRPAPTLYEWAGGAEAFEKLLHAFYLRVPEDELLAPLFAGMDPHHAHHVADWLGEVFGGPSAYSTSRGGHRGMVGRHLGKGITEQQRKRWVSLLLDTADDVGLPDDPEFRSAFVGYLEWGTRMAVIFSRPGAEPNPAEPMPTWDWGNVRPWQG; translated from the coding sequence ATGATGATCGAGTACACCCGCTACGGGGTGCCGGCCGACCGCGCCGAGGCGTTCGAGGCCGCCTACCGACGTGCCGCCGCGCACCTCGCCGCCGCCCCCGAGTGCCACGACTTCGAGCTGACCAAGGGCGACGGGGACTACGTCGTCCGCCTCACCTGGGCGGCGGATCCGGACGGTTTCCGCGCCGGGCCGCACTTCGCGCCGTTCACCGCCGAACTCGCCGACTTCGCCGCGTACGCCGACGAACCGCGCCGGCACGAGCCGGTCGACATCGGCCGGCCGGCGCCCACGCTCTACGAGTGGGCGGGCGGCGCGGAGGCGTTCGAGAAGCTGCTCCACGCCTTCTACCTGCGCGTGCCCGAGGACGAGCTGCTGGCGCCGTTGTTCGCCGGTATGGATCCCCACCACGCGCACCACGTCGCGGACTGGCTCGGTGAGGTCTTCGGCGGACCGAGCGCCTACTCGACGTCGCGCGGCGGGCACCGGGGGATGGTGGGCCGGCACCTGGGCAAGGGGATCACCGAGCAGCAGCGCAAGCGCTGGGTGTCGCTGCTGCTCGACACGGCGGACGACGTCGGCCTGCCGGACGACCCGGAGTTCCGCTCGGCGTTCGTCGGCTACCTGGAGTGGGGCACCAGGATGGCGGTGATCTTCTCGCGGCCCGGCGCCGAGCCGAACCCCGCCGAGCCCATGCCGACGTGGGACTGGGGCAACGTGCGCCCCTGGCAAGGATAG